A single Armatimonadota bacterium DNA region contains:
- a CDS encoding DegT/DnrJ/EryC1/StrS family aminotransferase, with translation MSAPARTVPFFDYRAFFASRESEFTDAVFDVLRRGAFILQQDGRDFESALADYLGVKHAIGLSNCTDALIVALRAAGIGPGDEVIFPSHTFVASPSSIHWAGATPVPVDCGPDHLIDPDAARRAVTSKTKAIMPVSLNGRTCAFDPILEIADEHGLTIVEDSAQALGSKYKGKFAGTFGVAGTFSFYPAKILGCFGDGGALVTDDDDVARQTRLFRDHGRDDETGEVVQWGFNFRLDNLQAAILNVQFQDYDKTIERRRRVASLYQLGLGDLPDVTLPPAPDADPDHFDVYQNYEIEADRRDDLRVFLKEKGVGTLVQWGGRPVHQWKGLGFDVSLPFTERLFERCLLLPCNLFVSDDDVRYVIDQVRSFYGA, from the coding sequence GTGAGTGCCCCCGCCCGGACCGTGCCGTTCTTCGACTACCGCGCTTTCTTCGCGAGCCGTGAATCCGAGTTCACCGATGCCGTCTTCGACGTGTTGCGGCGTGGCGCCTTCATCCTGCAGCAAGACGGGCGCGATTTCGAATCAGCGCTTGCGGACTATTTAGGGGTCAAGCACGCGATCGGTCTCTCCAACTGTACGGACGCGCTCATCGTCGCCCTTCGGGCCGCCGGGATCGGTCCTGGCGACGAGGTGATCTTCCCCAGCCATACGTTCGTGGCCTCGCCCTCCAGTATCCATTGGGCCGGAGCGACCCCGGTTCCTGTCGACTGTGGGCCCGACCACTTGATCGACCCGGATGCGGCGAGGCGGGCCGTGACTTCGAAGACGAAGGCGATCATGCCCGTCAGCCTGAACGGCCGGACGTGCGCGTTCGACCCCATCCTCGAGATCGCCGACGAACACGGGTTGACGATCGTCGAAGACAGCGCTCAGGCCCTTGGTTCGAAGTACAAGGGCAAGTTCGCCGGCACGTTCGGAGTGGCCGGCACGTTCAGCTTCTATCCGGCCAAGATCCTGGGTTGTTTCGGGGACGGCGGTGCGCTCGTGACCGACGACGACGACGTCGCGCGACAGACGAGACTCTTCCGCGACCACGGTCGCGACGACGAGACCGGAGAGGTCGTCCAGTGGGGCTTCAACTTCCGCCTGGACAACCTTCAGGCCGCGATCCTCAACGTCCAGTTCCAGGACTACGACAAGACGATCGAACGCCGACGCCGCGTCGCGTCCCTCTATCAACTGGGGCTCGGTGACTTGCCCGACGTCACGTTGCCGCCCGCTCCGGATGCCGACCCGGACCACTTCGACGTCTACCAGAACTACGAGATCGAGGCCGACCGCAGGGACGACCTCCGGGTCTTCCTCAAGGAGAAGGGGGTCGGGACGCTCGTGCAATGGGGCGGCAGGCCCGTCCATCAATGGAAAGGCCTAGGATTCGACGTTTCCCTTCCCTTCACGGAGCGGCTGTTCGAGCGGTGCTTGCTGTTGCCGTGCAACCTTTTCGTCAGCGACGACGACGTCCGGTACGTCATCGACCAGGTGAGGAGCTTCTACGGCGCCTGA
- a CDS encoding glycosyltransferase family 4 protein, translating into MTVWIVNQYAVAPSEPGGLRPFALAKELSLAGHDVTIVASSFNHWTRSETRLRDGEDAKVETVDGVRFVWLRAPGYPGSTALRFWSMLAFAKNVFKSAVLRSFGPPDVIVGSNPHLFAAFAALKLAEDVDAAFVFEVRDIWPQSLIDLGRMSPSHPVVRTMSWMERRLVRGSGAIVTLPPTGAEYYVEKGLTSDALFWVPNGVYLRDLPDATPVPSNTLFTVLFAGIHGIANGLDTVLDAAKLLEDQGYGDKILFRLLGDGGEKPRLVERARALGLRNVLFSDPVAKSQVPDEVAKADAGLLILKRSPVFRWGVSPNKLFDYMGAGRPVIYAVEASNNPVEEAQAGVTVRADDPASLAQGAVRLYETPIAERQAMGTNAREYVEQRHDLAKLGHVLEAALSRAVTSKERARTP; encoded by the coding sequence ATGACGGTCTGGATCGTCAACCAATACGCGGTCGCTCCGAGCGAACCAGGGGGACTTCGTCCGTTCGCGCTTGCCAAAGAACTGTCCCTTGCAGGCCACGATGTGACGATCGTGGCCTCGAGTTTCAACCACTGGACCCGCTCGGAAACACGGCTGCGCGACGGCGAGGACGCTAAGGTCGAGACCGTCGACGGTGTCCGGTTCGTGTGGCTGAGGGCTCCGGGTTATCCCGGATCGACCGCGCTCCGGTTCTGGAGCATGCTCGCCTTTGCGAAGAACGTCTTCAAGTCGGCCGTGCTCCGGTCGTTCGGGCCGCCTGACGTCATCGTCGGCTCGAACCCTCACCTGTTCGCCGCCTTCGCCGCCTTGAAACTAGCCGAGGACGTCGACGCCGCCTTTGTCTTCGAGGTCCGGGACATTTGGCCGCAAAGCCTGATCGACCTTGGCCGGATGTCCCCTTCGCACCCCGTCGTCCGCACGATGTCTTGGATGGAACGGCGGCTGGTGCGGGGTTCCGGCGCGATCGTCACTCTCCCTCCGACGGGGGCCGAATACTACGTCGAAAAGGGGTTGACCTCCGACGCTTTGTTCTGGGTTCCGAACGGGGTCTATTTACGCGACCTTCCCGATGCGACCCCAGTCCCGTCCAACACTCTGTTCACGGTCCTGTTCGCCGGGATCCATGGGATCGCTAACGGGCTGGACACGGTCTTGGACGCGGCCAAGTTGCTCGAAGACCAGGGATATGGGGACAAGATCCTGTTCCGGCTCTTGGGGGACGGAGGCGAAAAGCCAAGGCTTGTCGAGCGGGCCCGTGCGCTAGGGCTCCGGAACGTCCTCTTTTCGGACCCGGTCGCCAAATCGCAGGTTCCCGACGAGGTCGCCAAGGCGGACGCCGGACTCTTGATCCTGAAGCGGTCGCCCGTCTTCCGATGGGGGGTCAGCCCGAACAAGCTGTTCGACTATATGGGTGCGGGCCGTCCGGTCATCTATGCCGTCGAAGCCTCCAACAACCCCGTGGAAGAAGCCCAAGCCGGGGTCACCGTCCGGGCCGACGATCCGGCAAGCCTGGCCCAGGGTGCCGTACGCCTTTATGAAACGCCGATCGCAGAGAGGCAGGCCATGGGCACGAACGCGCGGGAGTACGTCGAACAGAGACACGACCTTGCCAAGCTCGGGCACGTCCTTGAAGCGGCTTTGAGCCGGGCGGTGACGTCCAAAGAGAGGGCCCGGACCCCTTGA
- a CDS encoding GNAT family N-acetyltransferase, which translates to MAYEVVRVGGDGPQGSFVQMAEIHKSEIHEGFLSSLGGPFLTKLYAYLCDTEEAFAFAAMDGESMLGFIVGAMDTGQVYKGFARRGGFSAMAVLVPKLLSPARIKRILETLLYPKSKQSDDLPEPEILNFCVRSTSQGLGVGGALFRALLQEFRARGTGSIRIVTGETQKSAQQFYEAKGSRFVKSIEVHKGTLSRVYVHDTSVL; encoded by the coding sequence ATGGCGTACGAGGTCGTCCGGGTCGGTGGCGACGGGCCTCAGGGGTCGTTCGTCCAAATGGCCGAAATCCACAAGAGCGAGATCCATGAGGGCTTTCTGAGTTCTTTGGGCGGCCCGTTCCTGACAAAGCTCTACGCCTATCTGTGCGATACCGAGGAAGCGTTCGCGTTCGCGGCCATGGACGGAGAAAGCATGTTAGGCTTCATCGTCGGCGCGATGGACACCGGCCAGGTCTATAAGGGCTTCGCACGGCGCGGCGGGTTCTCCGCGATGGCGGTCCTCGTCCCGAAACTTCTGTCGCCCGCCCGCATCAAGCGGATCCTCGAGACGCTCCTCTATCCCAAGTCGAAGCAGTCCGACGACCTTCCAGAACCCGAGATCCTGAACTTCTGCGTCCGGTCGACTTCCCAGGGCCTAGGGGTCGGCGGGGCCTTGTTCCGAGCCCTTCTTCAAGAGTTCCGGGCTCGCGGGACCGGGTCGATCCGCATCGTGACGGGCGAGACCCAGAAATCGGCCCAGCAGTTCTACGAGGCCAAGGGCTCTCGATTCGTCAAGTCGATCGAAGTCCACAAAGGGACACTGAGCCGCGTCTATGTCCACGACACCTCCGTCTTGTGA
- a CDS encoding DegT/DnrJ/EryC1/StrS family aminotransferase: MAAILRALGVGPGDEVATQAFTCLAVPEGIRATGATPVYVDTEEQGVNLCPRDLSAKLSQKTKAVIVQHTFGIPAQLSEIRSVLNERGVPFVEDCCHTLASTYVNQVVGTFGIGAFYSFEWGKPIVAGIGGSAVVHDPALRAKVEEHWESCHGPSWKSLLKVNLQYWAFERMYRPSTYWKVRATFQKLSKAGAAEGNYHDPDEESHEFSQRMAGPLVERLRQKLTSLNHVVENSRRIAGLYDEAIDRTRFRRPAVPEGGLPVYARFPLLAADKERLLARAEEARVEVADWYRTPVHPLERREWGAVGLEPGSCPRAEKLSDEIVSLPLSLKVTDEDVRKTLALFESL; encoded by the coding sequence ATGGCCGCCATCTTGCGCGCCTTAGGCGTGGGGCCAGGAGACGAGGTCGCGACCCAGGCCTTTACGTGTCTGGCCGTTCCGGAAGGGATCCGGGCCACAGGTGCGACACCCGTCTACGTCGACACGGAGGAGCAGGGGGTCAATCTGTGCCCTCGAGACCTGTCCGCCAAGCTTTCGCAGAAGACCAAAGCCGTCATCGTCCAGCACACCTTCGGCATACCGGCGCAGCTCTCCGAGATCCGTTCGGTCCTGAACGAGAGGGGCGTCCCGTTCGTGGAAGACTGTTGTCACACGCTAGCGTCGACATACGTCAACCAAGTGGTCGGGACGTTCGGTATCGGTGCGTTCTATTCGTTCGAATGGGGAAAGCCGATCGTCGCAGGAATCGGCGGCAGTGCGGTCGTCCACGATCCGGCGCTCCGAGCCAAGGTCGAAGAACACTGGGAGTCCTGTCACGGGCCCTCCTGGAAATCCCTCCTGAAAGTCAATCTCCAGTACTGGGCGTTCGAGAGGATGTACCGACCGTCGACGTATTGGAAGGTCCGGGCGACGTTCCAGAAGCTCTCGAAGGCCGGAGCGGCGGAAGGGAACTATCACGATCCCGACGAAGAGTCCCACGAGTTCTCTCAGCGCATGGCCGGACCGTTGGTCGAGCGGTTGCGCCAAAAACTCACGTCCCTCAACCATGTGGTGGAGAACTCCCGTCGCATCGCCGGCCTGTACGACGAGGCGATCGACAGGACAAGGTTCCGGCGTCCGGCCGTTCCCGAGGGTGGACTGCCCGTCTACGCAAGGTTCCCGCTGTTGGCCGCGGACAAAGAACGGTTGCTGGCTCGGGCCGAAGAAGCTCGGGTCGAGGTCGCGGACTGGTACCGCACACCGGTCCACCCGCTCGAGCGTCGCGAATGGGGGGCGGTTGGCCTGGAACCCGGTTCGTGCCCGCGCGCCGAGAAGCTCTCCGACGAGATCGTGTCGTTGCCCCTCAGTCTGAAGGTCACCGACGAAGACGTCCGGAAGACCCTCGCCCTCTTCGAGAGCCTCTGA
- a CDS encoding transketolase: MAERTFQSTEELALRIRRHAVEMTHLGNSSHVGACLSMADIVAVLYGSVLQFDPSRPQSPDRDRFVLSKGHAGAGIYAALAECGFMPVEKLKTHYQDGSDLSGHVSHKGIPGVELSTGSLGHGLGVGCGMAYGAKLDGETWRTYVLLSDGECDEGSNWESILFAGHHRLDNLTAVVDYNKIQSLAPVRETLELEPFADKWRDFGWAVVESDGHDHDALKAAFSAGPDGRPKVVVAHTTKGKGVSFMEGQVLWHYRSPQGDEYEAALRALGARP; encoded by the coding sequence ATGGCGGAACGGACGTTTCAAAGCACCGAAGAGCTCGCCCTTCGGATCCGACGGCACGCCGTCGAAATGACCCACCTCGGCAATTCGTCGCACGTCGGGGCTTGCCTTTCGATGGCAGACATCGTCGCGGTGCTCTACGGATCCGTCCTCCAGTTCGATCCGTCCCGGCCGCAAAGTCCCGACCGTGACCGGTTCGTCTTGAGCAAGGGGCATGCGGGCGCCGGGATTTACGCCGCGCTGGCCGAGTGCGGGTTTATGCCCGTCGAGAAGCTCAAGACGCACTATCAGGACGGGAGCGACCTGAGTGGACACGTCTCGCACAAGGGGATCCCTGGCGTCGAACTCTCGACCGGGTCACTCGGGCACGGTCTGGGCGTGGGGTGCGGCATGGCTTACGGAGCGAAGCTCGACGGCGAGACATGGCGCACGTATGTTCTATTGAGCGACGGGGAGTGCGACGAAGGTTCGAACTGGGAATCGATCCTGTTCGCAGGACACCACCGGCTCGACAATCTGACGGCCGTCGTCGACTACAACAAGATCCAGTCGCTGGCGCCAGTCCGTGAGACGCTCGAACTCGAACCGTTCGCCGACAAATGGCGCGACTTCGGTTGGGCCGTCGTCGAATCGGACGGTCACGACCACGACGCTTTGAAAGCCGCCTTTTCGGCTGGTCCGGACGGCCGTCCAAAGGTGGTCGTCGCCCACACCACGAAAGGCAAAGGCGTCTCGTTTATGGAAGGCCAAGTCCTGTGGCACTACCGCTCGCCACAAGGCGACGAATACGAGGCGGCCCTTCGAGCCTTGGGGGCCCGTCCATGA